In Rhodopirellula islandica, the sequence GAATCCGATCGTCACGATGCTCAACCGCGAGGGGTGTCCACGCGAACGATTTCAGCGCCCAGCAATTCGACGCAGGATTGAACCAAGGGGTTGGCCTGGATCTCGCGCATTCGCTGCATCCGATTTCGATTCTTGGGCTTGGCGGCCGCAACCGGCTCAGCCTTTTTCACCGCGGTCGCTTCGAATTGCAAGGTAGCACGCCGACCAGTCACCCGGGCAACGGTTCGAAGAATTTCCTCTTTGTGCTCAGGCATCTGGCACCGACTCAGTGCCAACCCAGAGCTCCCAGGAAACACCAACCGAAGGACACCGGGCTCGGGCGAATCCACCCGCTCGGCTGCTTTGGCCAACGTCGCGGTCATCGGATCCATTTCCTGAAGCACCTGCGACCAACCGGACTTGGCTTCTTCACTGGAAATCAGCGGGTAACCATCCGTCGAGGTCGTGGATGCAGCTTGCTCGCCCGCAGACTCCGCAGCAGCAGCTGGCTGAGGCACGGCAGCTGACTGGGGCACGGCAGCTGGCTGAGCCACGGCGGGTGACTGGGCCACGGCAGGTGATCGACTCGATCCGGTGAGGGACGAGGCTTGCCCGACGGGCGCGGAGGATGGTGACGCTGCGGGCGGGGGACTGGATGCAGCCGCTGCGGAAGCAACTGGTTGCGCCGGATTGGACGTCGCTTGATGAGCAGAAATGGGTTCCGCCGCGGAATCAACACGCACATTCACCGCGTCACGCTCCGAAGCCGAACTGGACTGAGGCGTGGCGGGCGCCGTCGCGGGAGCTGAGCTAGCTACCGGGGCCCGCTTTTTTTTTTCGCTGCCGCCCTTTGCACCGCTGGCACCTGACGCAGCCGCCAAATCCGAGATGGCCTGCAAATCGGGCAGGTGACAAACCTGAATGACCGTCGCTTCCAGCAAAACCCGAGCGTGGACACTGTGCCGAATTCGAACCAACGTTTCATCGACCAAGCCGACAATTGCGAGCACCGTCTGCAAGCCCCAACGACCTGCCAACTCGCCCAACGCACCGTGCATCGATGCAGCCGCGTATCGCATCAGGGAAGCTTCGCATCCGACGGCAACCGCCATCAGGTCACGGAAGTAACCAAGCATTTGCTCCGCCAACCGCCCCGCGTCGACCCCCTCGGCAATGGCCTCGTCAATCTGCGAAAGTGCGGCCGCGGCATCTCGTGCCGCCATGGCTTCGGCCAAACGATGCAGACGCTGATCGTCCGCCGTCCCCAGCATCGTGTGCACATGGTCGGCCGTCAGGTGCCCATCGCTGAAACTCAGCACTTGCTCGAGCAACGATTGGCTGTCTCGCATTGACCCTGCGGCACGACGTGCCAACAGTTCCAACGCTTCCTCTTCCACCGTGTTGTTTTCAGCTTCGACAATCTCGCGCAGACGCTGCACGATTTTATCGCTTTCAACCGGCGCAAAATCGAAACGCTGACAGCGACTGAGCACGGTGATCGGAATTTTCTCCGGATCTGTCGTGCAAAAAATGAACTTGACGTGCTCGGGCGGCTCTTCCAGCGTCTTCAAGAGCGCGTTGAACGCGGCCCCTGTCAACATGTGGACTTCGTCGATGATGTAAATCTTGTACCGCGAGCGACTGGGCCGCACCCCAACGTTGGCTCGCAACGACCGAATTTCATCGATCCCACGATTGCTAGCACCGTCGATCTCAATCACATCGACGTCTTCGCCCGAATCAATGGCCTGTGCGACATCGCTTTCGTTGTCCGGGTTTGCCGTCGGACCATCGGGGTGATTCAGGGCCTTCGCGAAAATCCGAGCGGTGCTGGTCTTGCCGACCCCGCGGGCCCCCGTGAACAGGTAAGCATGCCCCACGCGAGAGGTTTCAATCGCACCCTGCAAGGCGCGAGCAACATGGTCCTGACCGACCAGCTGCGTGAAATCTCGCGGCCGATAGCGTCTTGCAACAACGACGTACGACCCGTCGTCTGCAGAATGATCGTCGCTCACAGATTCACATGAATTCGTAGAAACGGTTAAAAAAACCGGCTGGCAATCGCGTCTGCTTGGTGGAGGCAACCCTCACACAAAGTTACACCGCTTATGGCTGCTCCAGTTAAGGCCTGACCAGGTTCACGACTCACAGTCGCAAGGGTCGCCACCATCAAGCAGATCGCTCCGCTAGTTTAGGTCAAGCATCTCTTTTGCGAAACCCATCCCAGCCCCAGTTTGACGAAGTTGCAGGTTGAATCGCTTCGTCGCATCGATCGCGCATTTCGGTTACCCTGAGGGCACTCGTTGTTCACCATCAACGATGCTTGGGACAGACCGTTCGGACGATCGATTCGCCATCGAATCTGCTGAAACAGCCTCCTTGAGCGAAACACAGGTCCAGTCGGGCTGAATCTTGTCGGGAATGGAACAGATGGAAAACGGGTTCGAACCCCAAGCAGAAACAAAATCCGACCCCATCGAACAGGTCGAGTTGGAACCAAGCTGGAACGCCTGGCAGTCACTGCCAGAGCGCTGGCAACAAAACCACGGCTCGCTGCTGATGGCTTTCGCGACCCTGGTCTTTTTGACTGGAATCGGCGTCCTGACTTACCGACAAAACCAGTTCCGCCCGCCGGCCTTTCCAGATGCGTCCAGCATCAATCCCGCCCACAACAATTCTTTGACGGCGTTGGACTTGGCCACCGGCGAAGCAGCTGACGCGAACGAGGAACGTGTCCTGATTCGAGTCATCGGCGCCATCCCGAGTGACTCGCTGGTTTGGCTGGCACTCTACAACGCCGACACTTCGTTCAATGATCCGGAGAATGCGTTGGTCGCCGCCCAATTGCCCATTCAGCCCAATGGCGTGGCGGCGTGCACGATCCCAATCAGCCAACTCCCAAAACGATTTGCCATTGCTGCGTTCCACGACACAGACAACGACGGCGCCTTGTCCCGAAATCAGTTCGGGATCCCCGCTGAGCGTTACGGCTTCAGCAACAACGCTCGCGGAAAATTTGGGCCACCGGATTTCGCAGAAGCGGTGATTGATCGGCCTGAAAACGGCGAGACTCCCCTCGACGTGCAGATCTACTGAGCCGCAGCTGCCGGTGGCCTCCTCCCGATCACGGTGCGCCAAAAGCATTCTCGGGATCAGCGGGAAGGTCGATCCTCAATTCGCTTCCGCGACCAGCGTGGAGCGTCGGCGTTTGAATTGAGACGCCACCAAGAAGATCAGCAACCCAATCCAAACAAAAACGAACCCCATCTTTCTGGACGGGTCCAACGGCTCTTCAAACAACACGTAGCCCACCCAAAACTGCAGCGTCGGGCCGACGTACTGCAGAATCCCCATCAGCGATAAATCCACTCGCTGGACAGCGGCGGCAAAGAACGCCAGCGGTGCAATGGTGATCACCCCAGCCCCCAACAGCATTCCAAACTCGACGGGCGTCCCGGTTTGCATCGTCGAAACACCCTCTGCCAACCGTAGGCCCAAGTAGATCGCTGCGGGAACCACCAACACCGTGACTTCCAACATCAAACCAAGCAGCACGGGAAGCGTGGCCTTCTTTTTCACCAAGCCATACACGGCAAAGGAAGACGCCATGGCCATCGAGACCCACGGCAAACCACCGTTGCCGATCGCCATCACCGACACACCCACCGCGGCGAACCCGACCGCCACCCATTGCGGCCAACGAAGACGCTCGCCCAAGACCACCACTCCCAACAACACGTTCAACAACGGGTTAATGTAGTATCCCAGCGACGCCTCCAGAACGCGGTTGTTGTTGACCGCCCAAATGAACGCCAACCAATTGATCGCGATCATCAACGCCGCCACGATATAAACCGCCCAAACACGACGACTACGAAGCTCACGCAAGACGACTGAGAAACCTCCCCACCGTCCCCGCCAAAGCATCACAGGCAGCACCAGACCGAGTGTCACGAACGACCACACAATCCGGTGAGACACCAATTCCATCGAGTCAGCGTTGCCGATCTGTCGCCAATAAATTGGAAACAAACCCCACATCGTGTGAGCCACAATGGCACACACCAATCCGATTTTGAGTTCACCGCTGTGCGAGTGCTTCGGCGTCTCAGCCACCCGCATGACTCACATTGGAATTCGAGCGATTCAGATTTGAGCCATTCAGACCGGAATTCACATCCAAGGAGTCGCAGAGGGAGCGAGCCAAGTGCTTGACGTGAGGATCCTGAACCATGCTGTGGTGGTGCCCAGGAGTTAAAATCACATCCGCGCGATCCGCCAAATGAGACCAACCACGATCCGCACTGCCTTCCGTCTCGAACGGAACGTCGGTGGGGCGGAACAAGACGATCCGTGTTGCAATGGGTTTCATTTTGTACT encodes:
- a CDS encoding DUF2141 domain-containing protein, which encodes MEQMENGFEPQAETKSDPIEQVELEPSWNAWQSLPERWQQNHGSLLMAFATLVFLTGIGVLTYRQNQFRPPAFPDASSINPAHNNSLTALDLATGEAADANEERVLIRVIGAIPSDSLVWLALYNADTSFNDPENALVAAQLPIQPNGVAACTIPISQLPKRFAIAAFHDTDNDGALSRNQFGIPAERYGFSNNARGKFGPPDFAEAVIDRPENGETPLDVQIY
- the dnaX gene encoding DNA polymerase III subunit gamma/tau, whose product is MSDDHSADDGSYVVVARRYRPRDFTQLVGQDHVARALQGAIETSRVGHAYLFTGARGVGKTSTARIFAKALNHPDGPTANPDNESDVAQAIDSGEDVDVIEIDGASNRGIDEIRSLRANVGVRPSRSRYKIYIIDEVHMLTGAAFNALLKTLEEPPEHVKFIFCTTDPEKIPITVLSRCQRFDFAPVESDKIVQRLREIVEAENNTVEEEALELLARRAAGSMRDSQSLLEQVLSFSDGHLTADHVHTMLGTADDQRLHRLAEAMAARDAAAALSQIDEAIAEGVDAGRLAEQMLGYFRDLMAVAVGCEASLMRYAAASMHGALGELAGRWGLQTVLAIVGLVDETLVRIRHSVHARVLLEATVIQVCHLPDLQAISDLAAASGASGAKGGSEKKKRAPVASSAPATAPATPQSSSASERDAVNVRVDSAAEPISAHQATSNPAQPVASAAAASSPPPAASPSSAPVGQASSLTGSSRSPAVAQSPAVAQPAAVPQSAAVPQPAAAAESAGEQAASTTSTDGYPLISSEEAKSGWSQVLQEMDPMTATLAKAAERVDSPEPGVLRLVFPGSSGLALSRCQMPEHKEEILRTVARVTGRRATLQFEATAVKKAEPVAAAKPKNRNRMQRMREIQANPLVQSCVELLGAEIVRVDTPRG
- the rarD gene encoding EamA family transporter RarD; the protein is MAETPKHSHSGELKIGLVCAIVAHTMWGLFPIYWRQIGNADSMELVSHRIVWSFVTLGLVLPVMLWRGRWGGFSVVLRELRSRRVWAVYIVAALMIAINWLAFIWAVNNNRVLEASLGYYINPLLNVLLGVVVLGERLRWPQWVAVGFAAVGVSVMAIGNGGLPWVSMAMASSFAVYGLVKKKATLPVLLGLMLEVTVLVVPAAIYLGLRLAEGVSTMQTGTPVEFGMLLGAGVITIAPLAFFAAAVQRVDLSLMGILQYVGPTLQFWVGYVLFEEPLDPSRKMGFVFVWIGLLIFLVASQFKRRRSTLVAEAN